The following is a genomic window from Deltaproteobacteria bacterium.
CGAGGCGACCGGACGTACGCAATAGGCGAAGCGCCTGCTCCGTAAACAACAGGTACAGATCGAAGCGCCCGCGCGCGGTTGCGAAGCGTTGTCGGTAGGTCGCCTTCTCCGCGCTCGAAAGCCCCAAGATCGAGACGTAGGGCGGGTTTCCGACAATGAACTCGAACTGACAACGACGCGGCGCGAGGAAGTCGTCGTGCACGATCCGAACGCTCTGGATGTGGGCAAACTTCGCTGCGAGCACAGGTAGGTGCCGAGAATCAGCCTCCACGCCGGTGATCTGGGGCAAAGCGATCGCTCGCTTGCGACACCAACGGATGACGCCGTCGATGAACTCACCTGTCCCGCAACCTGGGTCGAGAACAGAGTCAGTTGGCTTGGGCGCGCGCTCGGCAAAGAGCATCTCGACCATCAGATCGACGACTGCGCGCGGAGTCGGAACGAAGCCTTTCATCACATTCATCTCCGCGG
Proteins encoded in this region:
- a CDS encoding SAM-dependent DNA methyltransferase produces the protein MKGFVPTPRAVVDLMVEMLFAERAPKPTDSVLDPGCGTGEFIDGVIRWCRKRAIALPQITGVEADSRHLPVLAAKFAHIQSVRIVHDDFLAPRRCQFEFIVGNPPYVSILGLSSAEKATYRQRFATARGRFDLYLLFTEQALRLLRTSGRLVFITPEKFLYVETARPLRRLMATMHVEEVRLIDEDTFPGLVTYPTITVVNNREPST